The sequence below is a genomic window from Streptomyces sp. V1I1.
GCACGGACAGATTGAGGCAGCCGTTGAGCGCGGCCTTCATCCCGCTCGTCCCGCACGCCTCCAGGGGTCGGAGAGGGTTGTTGAGCCAGACGTCGCAGCCGGGATACAGCTTCTGCGCCATCGCCATGCCGTAGTCCGGCAGGAAGACGATCCGGTGCCGCACCCGCGGATCGTCCGCGAATCGCACCAGCTCCTGCACGAGACGCTTGCCGCCGTCGTCCGCCGGGTGCGCCTTGCCCGCGACGACGATCTGGATCGGCCTGGTCGGATGCAGCAGCAGTTCCATCAGCCGGTCGCGGTCGCGCAGCATCAGGGTGAGCCGCTTGTACGAGGGGACCCGGCGGGCGAAGCCGATGGTGAGCACGTCGGGGTCCAGCACCCCGTCGATCCAGCCCAGTTCCGCGGCGCCCGCGCCGCGCTGCCGCCAGGAGGCCCGCAGCCGGTCCCGTACCTCCATGACCAGCTGTTCGCGCAGATCGCGGCGGAGCTCCCAGATGTCGTTGTCCGGGATGTCGGCGACGGAGTCCCAGCGTTCGGAGCCGCCGACGGACAGGGCGTCCTCGGTCCGGCTCGTGCCGATCTGGCGCGCGCCGAGCCGGAACACCTCGGGGGCCACCCAGGTCGGTGCGTGAACACCGTTGGTGACGGAGGTGATGGGCACCTCCTCGGCGTCGAAGCCGGGCCACAGTCCGGCGAACATGCCGCGGCTGACGGCACCGTGCAGGGTGGAGACGCCGTTGGCACGCTGGGCGAGCCGCAGCCCCATCACCGCCATGTTGAACAGGTTGGCCTCGCCGCCCGGATAGGTCTCCATGCCGAGCTGGAGCACCTTCTCGACCGGCACTCCGGGCAGTTCCCCGCGGTCCCCGAAGTGCCGGGCGACGAGCTCGCGGTCGAAGCGGTCGATCCCGGCGGGGACCGGGGTGTGGGTGGTGAACACGGTCCCGGCGCGCACGGCCTCCAGCGCGGAGTCGAAGTCCAGGCCCTGGCCGCCGCTTTCCGGGGGTTCCCCCAGTTCGCGGATGCGTTCAAGGCCGAGGAAGCCGGCGTGTCCCTCGTTGGTGTGGAACACCTCGGGGGCCAGATGGCCGGTCAGGCGGCAGTACGTCCGCACCGCCCGTACGCCCCCGATCCCCAGCAGCATCTCCTGCAACAGCCGGTGTTCGCTGCCGCCGCCGTAGAGCCGGTCGGTGACGTCGCGCTCGCCGGGGCCGTTCTCCTCGACGTCCGAGTCGAGCATCAGCAGTGGTACGCGGCCGACCTGCGCCACCCAGATGTGGGCGTGCAGCGAGCGCCCGCCGGGGAGCGCGAGAGACACCCGGGCGGGTGTCCCTTCGGGCTCCCGCAGCAGGCTGACCGGCAGCTCGTTGGGGTCGAGGAGGGGGTAGTGCTCCTGCTGCCAGCCGTCGCGGGACAGCGACTGGCGGAAGTAGCCGTGGCGGTAGAGCAGCCCGACGCCGATCAGCGGTACGCCGAGGTCGCTGGCGGCCTTGAGGTGGTCGCCGGCGAGGATGCCGAGGCCGCCGGAGTACTGGGGCAGTGCGGCGGTGACGCCGAACTCGGGCGAGAAGTAGGCGACCGCTGCCGGGAATTCGGGCCCGGTGGGCCCGCTGTTCCCGGCGGAGCCGCTGTGTGCCTGGTACCACCTGCGCCCGTGCAGGTAGTCGTCCAGGTCATCGGCGACGGCGGCCAGTCTGCGCAGAAAGCGGCGGTCTCCGGCCAGTTCTGCCAGCCGGACGGCGGACGCGGACCCGAGCAGCCGCACGGGGTCACCTCCTGCCGCCTGCCACCCCTCGGGGTCGACAGCCTGGAAGAGGTCACGGGTCTCGGTGTGCCAGGACCAGCGCAGATTGCGCGCTAGGTCGCTGAGCGGTCGGAGCGGTTCGGGGAGGACGGGGCGGACGGTGAATCGACGAATGGCCTTCACGGGTCCCACCTTTGCAGGGGAGGTACACATCCGAGGGGACGCACGACGGTGTGCGCCTCTCCGTCACCCACAGACGGTAGTGCCGGCCATGCCCCCGCAACCACGGCGCACGGCCGTCCGGCGGATTCCCGCCGGGGCATTCAGCGTGGCGCGCGCACCGTCGGACCGTAGGGAGAGCCCTGGTTGACGCTCTGCGGGTCGAACGCCCCGGTGGCCGCGTACCGGGCGGCAATCTCGTCCAGTTCCGCCTGCGGGATCACCTCGTGGATGTCGGTGAAGCCGCCGGGGGCCCGCTCGTGGGCGAGGTTGATGACGACCTCGGGGCCCAGCTGCCGATTGGCCCGCTGAAGCTCTGTCATGGCGGGCCTGCGCCAGGCCTCGTACGCGGCGAGTGCGTCGGCCGGGTCGGCGTGCAGGGCCATGGCGTGCGCGAGGGCGCGGGCGTCGACGATGGACTGGGTCGCGCCGTTGGAGCCGATCGGGTACATGGCGTGGGCGGCGTCGCCGATCAGCGTCGTACGGCCGAGGGACCAGCGCGGCAGCGGCTCACGGTCCACCATCGGGTACTCGAAGGCACTCTCGGCGGCCTGGAGCACTTCGGGGACGCTGACGCCGTCGAAAACCCAGCCCTCGTAGTGGTGCAGGAATTTGGCGACCGGCACCGGCCGGTTCCAGTCTCCGCGCGTAGCGTCGTCGACGGATTCGGCGGGCATTGCGAGCGCCCAGTTGACCAGCACCTCGCCGGTGTCCGTGGCGGGCTCGCTCAGCGGGTAGACGACGGCCTTTTGGCGGTCGTCGCCCGCGATGAACATGAAGGTGCCGATCCGGTGGGCGGGCAGCGAGGACACTCCGCGCCACACGAGCATGCCGTTCCACGGCGGCTCGCCCTCGCCCGGGTTGAGGGCCGCGCGGACCGTCGAGCGGATGCCGTCGGCGCCGATGAGGACGTCCGGTTCGAGGGACGCCTTGCCGCGGCGGGCGCCGTCGCGGTGCTCCAGCTGGACGCGGGGGCGGCCGTCGGGGAGCGGTTCGACGCCGGTGACCTTGACGCCGCCCACCAGCGCGCTGGGGCCGAGCCGGGTGCGTACCACTTCGGCCAGCGCGAGCTGGAGTTCGCCGCGCTGGATGGAGAGCTGCGGCCAGTGGTATCCGGCGCCGAGGCCGCGCGGCTCGCAGGAGATCAGGCCGCCGCTGCGGTGGTAGTAGCGCAGCTCGCGGGTGCGTACGGCGCGTTCTTCGAGGCGGTCGAGGAGCCCGAGCGCGTCGAGTTCGCGTACCGCGTTGGGCATGATGTTCAGCCCGGCGCCGACCGGCTGGATCTCGCAGGCCGTCTCGACGACGGTGATGCGCTCGAATCCGGCGGTGTGCAGTGCGAGTGCGGCGGTGAGCCCGGCTATTCCACCGCCGGCGATCATGATGTGGGTCATGGGTGTCGGACCTCCTGGGACAGTCAGGCAGCGGGGGTGCGCGGCCGCTCGACGGAGCGGCGTACGAGGGTCTCGTTGTCCCGGGTCAGGTCGAGCACCGAGCGCAGCAGCGCGATCGGGGCGCCGCCGCTGCCCACGTCGTACAGCCGTACCTCGTCGCTGTACGCCTTGCGGGCGATGGTCATGTGGCGGGCGCGGAAGGTCTTGAGGATGCGCAGCACGCGGGCGAGGGAGAGTGCGGACGCGGCGAGCTGCGGGGGCAGCCGGTCGGTCGCCTCCCAGCTGACGGCGGCGGACAGCTTGTAGACCGCGGAGGTGCCGCCCTTGTGCTTGGCGTAGTGGTCGCGCCAGGACGGGAGGCTGTACTGCACCGAATCGTCGAGGAAGGCGTCGTAGGCGGGATTGCTGCGGTCGCACTGCCACAGCGTCAGATCGACCAGCCAGAGGGGCACCTGGGCGGCGGCCGGGCCGAGGTAGTCGACGCCCGCGATGTCGATCTCCTCGAAGTAAGAGCGCATCTCCCGCGCGAAGAAGACCGGGGAGACATTGGCGACGGTGAAGTCGATGGAGTCGACCATGGACTGCACATGCTGGGCGGTGCGGTCGAGAGCGAGGGCGAAGCCCGGGTCGTACGGTTCGAGGCGGGCGAGCTCCGCGCAGGTGTCGAGCGAGGCGACCAGGCTGGGGAAGACCATCCGGACGGCGTCCTGGAGATTGCTCTCCATCCGGTCGCCGGTGTACATCCGCCGCCGGCCGCCGAGGGGGTTCCACGTCGTGTAGTGGTGCACGGTGTCGCGCGGCACCATGTCGGTGCGCCGGCCCAGCTCTTCGAGCACCGGCAGGACTTCGGGCACTGCGGCGACGGGCTCGACGCCGTGCCGTTTGAGCGAGCCGAGGAGGATCCCGATGTCTCGCATGGCGGCGAGCGCGTCGGTGATGGCGAGGGCGGCGACCCGGTCCGGGTCGGGCACCAGGGTGCGCAGGGCGACAGTGAGCGCGGGCGCATCGGCGTCGGCGTTCATACCGGGCAGCGCGGCGAGCAGGGCATCGGCGCCGAGCGGGTCGGCCGCGCGTATCTCGGCTATCCGGTAGCGCGGTTCGCCGTGCAGATCGAGACCGGGCGCGACAAGGTCGTACAAGGTCAACGGAATGCCCCCCTCGGGCAACATCGGTTGATTGGCTGGGATGCGGGCCTGGTCGCGTCACACGGTCACCGGACGCTTTCGCCGCATGCGTATGCGTACATCGCACGCTCTCGCCGCACACGGTCACTCCACGGTGCCGCCCACAGGGTCCTGGCGCCGTGGCGCCATGGCGGGCACGGGCAGCCGTAGCCGTACGGAAAGCAGGGCGGCCAGGGCCGCGAAGGCGGCCCCGGCCAGCAGCGCGGAGCGGAAACCGGAGGTCTGGGCGGCGGCCGACGATCCGCCTGAGGCGGTGGCGACAGCCACCAGGACGGCGAGTCCCAGCACCGAGCCGAACTGCTGGCTGGTGTTGATGAGTCCGGAGGCGAGCCCGGTCTCCTTGGGCGCGGCCTCGGCGGTGGCGGCCACATTGGTGGTGACCATGACGAGCGGCAGGGCGACGCCGAGGACAAGGCTGGGCGCGAGGACGGTGCCGGCGAAGGTGCCGTCGGCGGTGAGCGCGAGCGCCAGCCACACCATGCCGGCGAAGAGCAGCGCGAAGCCGAGCGTCATGGTGGATCTGAGCCCGAACCGGAAGATGAGGCGGCCGGTCTGCGGCGCGACGGCGACGACGACGAGTGACAGCGGCAGCAGTCCGAGGCCGCCGGTCAGCGGGGACTGTCCGAGCACGCTCTGCAGATAGAGGCTGACCAGGAAGAACATCGGGAAGAGCGCCATCTGGGCGAGCGCGCTGAGGATGTTGGCGTCGCGCAGCGCGGGCCGCCGCAGCACGGCGGGCGGCACGAGCGGGTGGGCGATCCTCGATTCCAGTACGGCGAAAGCGGCCAGCAGCACGAGGCCGGCGCCGCCCGCTACGAGGGTGCGGGCACTGGTCCAGCCCGACTCGCCCGCGCCTACGAGTGCGTAGGCGACGAGCCCGAGGCCGCCGGTGGCCGTGAGCGCGCCACCGAGGTCGAAGCCGGGCTGTGTGCTGCGCGTCCCCCCGTCGAGAAGGCGCAGTGCGAGCAGCCCGAGCGCCAGCCCGACGAGCACATTGAGCCAGAACGTGGAACGCCAGCCGAGCAGATCGGTGAGTACGCCGCCGAGGACGGTGCCCAGCACGCCGCCGAGTCCGCCCATCGCGGCGAACGCGCCGAGGGCCTTGTGCCGCCCTGGCCCGTCCGGGAAGAGGCCCAGGAGCAGCGCGAAGGCGGCCGCCGCGGCGAGGGCTGCCCCCACGCCCTGCGCGGCCCGCGCGGCGATCAGCGTGCCCGCCGTCCCGGCGAGGCCGCCGGCCGCGGAGGCGGCGGCGAGCAGGCCGAGTCCGGTGAGGTAGAGCCGCCGGTGGCCGAGGAGATCGGCCGTGCGGCCGCCGAGCAGCAACAGCCCGCCGAAGGTGATCAGATAGGCGTTGGCGACCCAGGAGAGCCCGGCCGAGCCGGAGCCGAGGTCCTCGCCGACCGACGGCAGCGCGACGTTGATGATCGCGGTGTCCATGATCAGCAGCAGCTGGGTGGAGGCGAGCAGCGCGAGCGCGGCGCCCGGGCGGGCCGAGGTCACTTGTCGGTCCCCAGGTCCTGTCCGGTCCCCAGGCCGTAGCCGTCGAGACACTCCTGGGCCAGCTGCTCGCAGCTCTCGGCGCCGCCCGCCCACGTCTGCATCGTCAGATAGACGTGCGGGGCGCCGTGGTAGAAGCGCTCGTACTGCTCATGGCGTCCGGCGAACTCCGAACCGAGCGCGTCCCAGACCAGTTTGAGCAGCTTGATCCGGTCCTCGGCCGGGGTTCCGGGCGCGCGCAGATACTTCCTCACGACGGGCCCGAGCTCGGGGTGGCGCAGATCCCCGCCGGACGCGGGCAGCTGGATGACCCCGCCGCCCGCCAGCAGCTTGATCTCCTGGACCGCGCGCGGGTAGAGCTCGCCGGCCATGATGCGCTGGGCGAAGGAGATCTCCTGGCCGGGCATGACGCCGCCGCGGCCGCCGTCGACCTGTTCGCAGTCGGCCTCGGCGGCCAGCACGAAGGCCTTGGCCTGGGCGACCATGCCGAGCAGCCGACCGACCGCCTGGGTGACGGACGGCAGTTGGTACGTCTTGTTGGTGCGGGTCAGCAGGATGGCGAGACCGGTGAGGAATTCGAGCTTGGTCCAGAAACGGGTGGCCGCCTGGTGCCCGAAGTTGAGGTAGGCAGGGGTCTGCCACCACATCGCGGCCGTCGCCTCGACGTTGCGGTAGGTCAGCACCCGCTCCCACGGTACGAAGACGTCGTCGCACACCAGCAGCGCGTCGTTCTCGTCGAAGCGGGAGGAGAGCGGGTTGTCGAAGACGCTGCGGGCCTGTGCCTCGTACGACGTACGCGAGACGAACTTCAGGCCGGGAGTGTCGACGGGCACCGAGAAGCACAGCGCGTGCTCCACGTCCTCCAGGGCCAGCGGCTCGATCGTGCCGACGATCACCTCGTCGGCGAAGACCGCGCCGGTGCCGATCATCTTGGCGCCGCGCACCACGATGCCGCCGTCCTTCTCCGCGACGACCCGCACCACGAGGTCGTCGTCCCCCTCGCCGGACTGCGGGTTGCTGATGGTGAAGGCCGAGTACAGGCCACCCTCGGCGAGCCTGCGGTGGTACGCGAGAGCATTCTCGGCGCCGTCGAAGGAGTCGGTGGTGAACAGCTGGGGCACGGCGGCGAAGCCCGCGGCGCCGCCCGCCATGTAGTCGGGCGTACGGCCCAGGAAGCCGAAGCTCGACTCGGCCCACACTTTGTACGCCCTGCGCCGCGCGACCAGGTCTTCGTAACTGCGGGGCACGACGAAGGCGCGGTGTACCCCGCCGGAGGTGAGCACATCGCGGTGCTCGGAGTCGTGTGCCAGGTCGTAGAGGTGCGCGATCGACGCCGCGGTGTTGCGGAAGGCGTGGTGCCGGGTGACGTCCTTGACCCGTTCGCCGTCGAGCCACACCTCGCGCCCGTCACACAGCGATTCGAGGTATTCCTGGCCGGACCTGGTCAACGTCTCTCCTCAAACGGCGCAAGCGGAATGGCTCTCGACTCGGTCGAGCCTGGCTCCCGCCAAGGACGCAGGGCAATGAACGACCGTCCAGCGGTGATTAAGAACCGGCCAGTCGTGCAGCTGAGGGGCTTCCCGATCGGTACTCGCCCGGCGTCATCCCGTACCACTTGCGGAAGGCGAGGTGGAAGCCGACGGCGCTCTGGTAGCCGACGCGCTCCGGCACGGCCGACTGGGGCAGCGAGGTCTCGCCGAGCAGCCGGGCGGCCTCCTGCATCCGACGCCCGGTCAGATGCCGGGCGGGCGCCTCGCCGACGAGCTCCCGGAAGGCGGCGGTGAACGCGGAGCGGGACATGCCGACCTCTCGGGCGAGTGACTCGATGGTCCAGGGCTCCGCGAACCGGGTCGCGATGATCACCATCGCCTTGCTGATGCCGGGATGGCGCAGCACGGGCAGCGCGGAGGGGTTGTCGGCGAGTTCGCGCAGCAGCGGGCGCAGTGCGAGCACCAGCGCCATCTCGAAGGCGCGCAGTGTGACCAGCCGGTCGCCGGGGCCCACCGGGCGGTCGGTGGCGGCGAGCAGCCGCAGCGTGTCGCGCAGCAGCGGCTCCTTGTCCACCTGGGAGCCGTCGAGCACCAGCGCCCAGGGCAGCGCCTGGTAGAGGCCGGTGGCGGCGGACGCGTCGTAGTGCAGCCCGGCGCAGAGCAGCCGGCTCTCCGGCCCCTCCCCCTCGATCCTGATCTCGCCGGAAGTGCCGGGCTCCCGCTCGGGGAGTACGGCGCCGAGCGCGACGCCCCGCCGGTCGGGCCGGTCGGAGAGCCGGTGGGCCGTGCCGGTCGGGAAGACGGCGAGGTCGCCTGCGTGAAGTTCGAGCGGGTTCTGGTCCTCGCCGGTGATCCAGCAGCCGCCCTCGGTGATGAAGTGGAGGACGGCGCAGCTCTGTTCAGCGTCGCCCTCGATGGCCCAGGGAGCGCTGACGTGCCATCGGCTGTCGAAGACCCCGGTCAGACGCAGGGGTTTCAGCAGCTCGCTGAGGAGGTCGTCGCTTTCGCTGTCCGTCGCTTCCATTGGACGATCCTTCAACCTCCGCCCCGGTTTGTTAATTGATCGGCCGAACTCACCGACGCGAGCCTGGAAGAGCCGTTCACGGCAGGCAGCCACACCCTATCGAAGGGGCCCTTAAGACACATGTCCGATCACATTCCCATGCGCGTAGCGGTCGTGGGGGCGACCGGCTTCCAGGGCGGTGCGACGGCCCGCCTGCTGGCCGAACGGAAACACCGGGTCCGCACGCTGAGCCGCAAGCCCGCGGCGGACCGCCCGGAGCTCCCCGGTGTCTCTGTCGCCGGCGGCGACCTCGGGCGGTACGAGGACGTACGCCAGCTCTTCGAAGGGGCCACACACGCGGCGGTGATGCTGCCGCTGGTGTACCAGGCGGAGAAGGTGATGCGGTACGCCCAGTACATCGCGAAGGCGGCGCGCGAGTCCGGGGTACGCCGGCTGGTCTACAACGCGAACACCCGCATCCCGGACCGGACCACGAATGTCGCGGCCTTCGAGACCCGGCGGCTCGCCGAGACGGTGTTCCGCGAGAGCCTCGCGCAGAGCGGCGTGGAGGTGGTGGTCGTACGCCCGCCGGTCTATCTGGACAACCTCTTCAGCCCGTGGAACGGACCGGCCCTGGTGAACGAGGGCGTGCTCGCCTACCCGCTGCCGGCTGACACGCCGACCGCGTGGATCTCCCACCGGGACCTGGCCGAGGCGGTCTACGCGGCGCTCACGGTGGACGGCGTGGCGGGCCGCACCTTCGACATCGGCGGCGCACAGACGCTGACGGGCCATGAACTGGCGACGGCGTTCGGCCAGGGCCTCGGGCGCGAGATCCGCTACGTACCGCTGGAGCCACTCGTCTTCGAGCAGGGTCTCACGCAGATCCTGGGCGCGGAGCCGGCGGCCGGGATTGCGGGGATCTACCACTACATGGCGACGGGCCTGGAGCCGCGTCTGATGGCGGGCGACACGGGTGCGTCGGCGGGAGCGCTGTCGGTGAAGCCGGCGCCGGTGGACGAGTGGGTGGCGCGCCAGCCGTGGCAGATGTGGTCGGGGGAGCAGTCATGAGGGCGACGAGGAGGCCCGAGCCGAGCTGGGGCACGGAGCCCAGCTGGGGCACGGTGTTCTGAGGCGGTACGGGAGGTACGGGTGCGGGCCTCGGCGCGAAATGCGTCGGGGCTCGCGTGCTGTCCGGGTCAGCAGAAACCCGATCGTGCATCGCGAAGTCCTTGTGCACCCACCTACGCCCTAGTAGTTAACAATCCACCGGATTGCCCACCCGAACCCCATGGGAAGGCTCATCCGGTACGCAGGCCACCGCACCCCTCTCAACATTCTTTCCGCCCACCCGAGTGAACGCGGACAGGAGCGGCCATGCCCGCAGCACGCCAGTCGTCGACCGAGCAGCTACAAAGAAGCACCCGTATCCCTAAAACGGCACATCCCGCCCAATCCACCCTGCTCGCACAGCCCTCAGGTGATCTCATGATCGGTCGCATCCCCGTCCTGGACGTCCGCCCCCAAGTCGACTGCGGAAGAAGGCCCGCAAAAGCCGTGACCGGTGAGACCTTCCAGGTCACCGCCACCGTGTTCCGCGAGGGCCATGACGCGGTGGCCGCCAACGTCGTCCTGCGCGACCCGAGCGGACGCCCCGGACCCTGGAGCCCCATGCGCGAACTCGCGCCCGGCACCGACCGGTGGGGCGCCGATGTCACGCCCGACTCCGAAGGGCGCTGGACGTACGCCGTCGAGGCCTGGAGCGACCCGGTCGCCACCTGGCGGCACGACGCACAGATCAAGATCCCCGCAGGCATCGACACCGCGCTGGTGCTCGCCGAGGGCGCCGCGCTGTACGAGCGCGCCGCCGCCGGGGTGCCCAAGCGCGACGGCCGGGAGGCCGTGCTCGCCGCCGTCGACGCGCTGCGTGACGAGGCGCGGCCCGCCGCCGCCCGGCTCGCCGCGGCCCTCGCCCCCGACGCCCGCGCCGCGCTCACCCGCAACCCGTTGCGCGAACTGGTCACCGCCTCCCGCCCGTTGACGCTCATCGTCGAGCGCCGGCGCGCACTCTTCGGCTCCTGGTACGAGCTGTTCCCGCGCTCCGAGGGCGCCGTCGTCACCGAGGGCGAGCCGCCCGTGTCCGGCACCTTCCGCACCGCCGCCGAGCGGCTGCCCGCGGTCGCCGCGATGGGATTCGACGTCGTCTATCTGCCGCCCGTCCACCCCATCGGCACCACCCACCGCAAGGGCGCCAACAACACCCTCTCCCCCGGCGCCCACGATGTCGGCGTCCCCTGGGCCATCGGCTCCGCAGACGGCGGCCACGACGCGCTCCACCCCGACCTCGGCACGTTCGACGACTTCGACCACTTCGTCGAGACCGCGCGCGGCCTGCGCATGGAGGTCGCCCTGGACTTCGCGCTCCAGTGCTCGCCCGACCACCCCTGGGTGGAGAAGCACCCCGAGTGGTTCCACCACCGCGCCGACGGCTCCATCGCCTACGCCGAGAACCCGCCCAAGAAGTACCAGGACATCTACCCGGTCGCCTTCGACCAGGACTTGCGCGGGCTGGTCAACGAGACCGTGCGCATCCTGCGCTTCTGGATGGACCACGGCGTACGGATCTTCCGCGTCGACAACCCGCACACCAAGCCCGTCGTCTTCTGGGAGAAGGTGATCACGGACATCAACCGCTCGGACCCGGACGTGGTCTTCCTGGCCGAGGCGTTCACCCGCCCGGCGATGATGCACACCCTCGCCGCCATCGGCTTCCAGCAGTCGTACACGTACTTCACCTGGCGCAACACCAAGCAGGAGCTGACCGAGTACCTCACCGAGCTCTCCGGCGACGCCGCCTCGTACATGCGCCCCAACTTCTTTGTGAACACCCCGGACATCCTGCACGCCTACCTCCAGCACGGCGGCCGCCCGGCGTTCGAGGTGCGGGCGGTGCTCGCCGCGACGCTGTCGCCTTCCTGGGGTGTGTACGCCGGCTACGAACTGTGCGAAAACGCCCCCCTGCGAGCCGGAAGCGAGGAGTATCTGGACTCCGAAAAATACCAACTACGGCCGCGCGACTGGGAGTCGGCGGAGCGGGAGGGTCGCACCATCACACCCCTGATCACCGCCCTCAACCGGATCCGGCGCCGTCACCCCGCGCTGCAGCAGCTGCGCGACATCCACTTCCACCACACCGACAACGACGCGGTGATCGCCTACTCGAAATCCGCCGAGGGCCCTTCGGGACCGAACACCGGCGACACCGTCATTGTGATCGCCAACCTCGACCCCCACCACACCCAGGAGGCCACGGTCTCGTTGGACATGCCGCACCTCGGCCTCGACTGGCACGAGAGCGCACCGGTGCGCGACGAGCTCACCGGCGAGACCTATCACTGGGGCAGGGCCAACTATGTGCGCCTCGAGCCGGGCATCACGCCCGCGCACATCGTCGTTCTGCGACCGTCCCCGCCGATCGGAGGGTCACCCACATCATGATCGTCAATGAACCCGTCCACGACCTGTTCGAGGACACCCCCGCCAAGGACCGCGACCCCGACTGGTTCAAGCGGGCCGTGTTCTACGAAGTCCTGGTCCGATCCTTCCAGGACAGCAACGGCGACGGCATCGGCGACCTCAAGGGCATCACGGCCAAGCTGGACTATCTGCAGTGGCTGGGCGTCGACTGCCTTTGGCTGCCACCTTTCTTCAAGTCCCCTCTGCGGGACGGCGGTTACGACGTCTCCGACTACACCGCCGTCCTTCCCGACTTCGGCGACCTGGCCGACTTCGTGGAGTTCGTGGACGCCGCGCACCAGCGC
It includes:
- a CDS encoding SDR family oxidoreductase, whose amino-acid sequence is MSDHIPMRVAVVGATGFQGGATARLLAERKHRVRTLSRKPAADRPELPGVSVAGGDLGRYEDVRQLFEGATHAAVMLPLVYQAEKVMRYAQYIAKAARESGVRRLVYNANTRIPDRTTNVAAFETRRLAETVFRESLAQSGVEVVVVRPPVYLDNLFSPWNGPALVNEGVLAYPLPADTPTAWISHRDLAEAVYAALTVDGVAGRTFDIGGAQTLTGHELATAFGQGLGREIRYVPLEPLVFEQGLTQILGAEPAAGIAGIYHYMATGLEPRLMAGDTGASAGALSVKPAPVDEWVARQPWQMWSGEQS
- a CDS encoding alpha-1,4-glucan--maltose-1-phosphate maltosyltransferase, whose product is MIGRIPVLDVRPQVDCGRRPAKAVTGETFQVTATVFREGHDAVAANVVLRDPSGRPGPWSPMRELAPGTDRWGADVTPDSEGRWTYAVEAWSDPVATWRHDAQIKIPAGIDTALVLAEGAALYERAAAGVPKRDGREAVLAAVDALRDEARPAAARLAAALAPDARAALTRNPLRELVTASRPLTLIVERRRALFGSWYELFPRSEGAVVTEGEPPVSGTFRTAAERLPAVAAMGFDVVYLPPVHPIGTTHRKGANNTLSPGAHDVGVPWAIGSADGGHDALHPDLGTFDDFDHFVETARGLRMEVALDFALQCSPDHPWVEKHPEWFHHRADGSIAYAENPPKKYQDIYPVAFDQDLRGLVNETVRILRFWMDHGVRIFRVDNPHTKPVVFWEKVITDINRSDPDVVFLAEAFTRPAMMHTLAAIGFQQSYTYFTWRNTKQELTEYLTELSGDAASYMRPNFFVNTPDILHAYLQHGGRPAFEVRAVLAATLSPSWGVYAGYELCENAPLRAGSEEYLDSEKYQLRPRDWESAEREGRTITPLITALNRIRRRHPALQQLRDIHFHHTDNDAVIAYSKSAEGPSGPNTGDTVIVIANLDPHHTQEATVSLDMPHLGLDWHESAPVRDELTGETYHWGRANYVRLEPGITPAHIVVLRPSPPIGGSPTS